From Pseudonocardia autotrophica, one genomic window encodes:
- a CDS encoding excisionase family DNA-binding protein, whose translation MNASERFVRRLVAERRIAFHRVGRHVRFAVPAGIVAPPVPLDRLAAREGPISGICHCGAGARQLAVTLLPVNLGRSLIRAKAVTAMPADLV comes from the coding sequence CTGAACGCCTCAGAGCGGTTCGTCCGCAGGCTCGTCGCGGAACGACGGATCGCGTTCCACCGGGTCGGGCGGCACGTGCGCTTCGCCGTGCCCGCCGGGATCGTGGCTCCCCCGGTCCCTCTGGACCGGCTCGCAGCTCGGGAGGGGCCGATCTCAGGCATCTGCCACTGTGGCGCCGGTGCTCGTCAGCTGGCGGTGACCCTGCTGCCGGTGAACCTCGGCCGATCGCTCATCCGCGCGAAGGCGGTGACCGCCATGCCGGCCGACCTCGTGTGA
- a CDS encoding FAD-binding oxidoreductase, with protein sequence MTSTDPPATGPPLGAPDLVAALRSTVPTGSVHTAGPEFTRATTLFNSAAETTPHVVVRCVSTADVQAAVRAAREHDVAISVRSGGHDFWGRGIRAGGLVLDLTGMRTVHIDAEARHAVVGGGALSSDVVSAAERVGLTAVTGTSGAVGMVGLTLGGGYGPLIGRFGLAADNLLGADVVLADGSLVRADAEHHPDLFWALRGGGGNFGVVTSARIQLHPVPTVVSGTILYPATRTRRLLSDLGEILHEGPDELSVDIGFLPGPAGDPVVYLAPTWSGDIGRGDADDGPVRALARLATPMTAEIGPVARSTTLAATDAMFPVGRRGAIRTRTVRDISEPVGARLEHGAATFTSGFSAVLAHDFHGAATRRDLDTTAFGIRRPHRMIEVIAMWENDGRGDTPHLDWADTVHEALAPHSLPGGYVNFLGPDHPDQIAEAYGTNTRPLLSIKSKLDPDSVFTATPLPERTNAPAR encoded by the coding sequence ATGACCTCGACCGATCCGCCCGCCACCGGGCCGCCTCTCGGCGCCCCGGATCTCGTCGCCGCGCTACGTTCCACCGTACCCACCGGCTCGGTGCACACCGCCGGTCCGGAGTTCACCCGGGCGACCACACTGTTCAACTCCGCCGCCGAGACCACGCCGCACGTCGTCGTCCGGTGTGTGAGCACGGCCGATGTACAGGCCGCCGTACGCGCCGCCCGCGAGCACGACGTCGCGATATCGGTACGCAGCGGCGGCCACGACTTCTGGGGGCGTGGGATCCGGGCCGGCGGCCTCGTCCTCGACCTGACCGGCATGCGGACCGTGCACATCGACGCCGAGGCCCGCCACGCCGTCGTCGGGGGCGGTGCACTGTCGTCCGATGTCGTGTCGGCCGCCGAACGGGTCGGGCTCACCGCCGTGACGGGCACCTCGGGAGCGGTCGGGATGGTCGGGCTGACCCTCGGCGGGGGTTACGGCCCGCTGATCGGGCGCTTCGGGCTCGCGGCGGACAACCTGCTCGGCGCCGATGTCGTACTCGCCGACGGATCTCTCGTGCGGGCCGACGCCGAACACCACCCGGACCTGTTCTGGGCGCTGCGGGGCGGCGGCGGCAACTTCGGGGTGGTCACCTCGGCGAGGATCCAGCTGCATCCGGTACCGACGGTGGTGTCGGGCACCATCCTCTATCCCGCCACGCGCACCCGTCGCCTGCTGTCCGACCTCGGCGAGATCCTGCACGAAGGACCCGACGAACTGTCGGTCGACATCGGATTCCTCCCGGGCCCGGCCGGGGACCCCGTGGTCTACCTCGCCCCGACCTGGTCCGGCGACATCGGACGGGGAGACGCCGATGACGGTCCGGTCCGCGCGCTGGCTCGTCTCGCGACGCCGATGACGGCCGAGATCGGTCCCGTGGCCCGCTCCACGACCCTGGCGGCGACCGACGCGATGTTCCCCGTCGGCCGACGGGGAGCGATCCGCACCCGGACCGTGCGTGACATCTCCGAGCCGGTCGGCGCCCGACTCGAGCACGGCGCCGCCACGTTCACCTCCGGGTTCTCAGCGGTCCTGGCGCACGACTTCCACGGGGCCGCCACACGCAGGGACCTCGACACGACGGCGTTCGGCATACGCCGACCACACCGGATGATCGAAGTCATCGCGATGTGGGAGAACGACGGCCGCGGCGACACCCCACATCTGGACTGGGCCGACACCGTCCACGAGGCACTGGCCCCACACTCCCTACCAGGGGGTTATGTCAACTTCCTCGGCCCCGATCACCCGGACCAGATCGCGGAGGCCTACGGCACGAACACACGACCTCTTCTGTCGATCAAGTCGAAGCTCGATCCGGACTCGGTGTTCACCGCGACACCCCTGCCCGAGCGCACCAACGCGCCGGCCCGCTGA